One Oncorhynchus kisutch isolate 150728-3 linkage group LG30, Okis_V2, whole genome shotgun sequence genomic window, ggcattaagaaggaaagaaattccacagcaAACATTTAACatggcacatctgttaattgaaatacattccaggtgactacctcatgaagctggttgagagaatgccaagagtgtgcaaagctgtcatcaaggcaacgggtggctactttgaagaatctaaaatatattttgatatgtttgggggggggggggtatttaattgttctgatgtcttcactattctacaatgtagaattttttttttaaaaccttgaatgaataggtgtgtcaacttttgccTGGTCCCAAGCTGCAcccctacccagtcatgtgaaatctatagattagggcctaatttatttaatttgactGATTCCTTATTTTGAACTAATTCAAAATAAGGAAtcagtgttcagtgtgtgtgtatgtgtatatatagagatTTTATTGCACATAGATTTCTATCAAATCATGTTGAATAGCATTTATGCAGATGGATTTCCAATGTATGTATTCCCTGAATCTCTCTTTTTCCCCACTATGGGAACAAACTCACGTGCATGTCTTTAGAGTGCCATGTTAGGGACATACTCTGTCCTCTTTGGAGGCTCTGCTGTGACCCAGTCACTGCTGAGTTAATGTGGAAAGTCAATTATTGATGCTATTCACTGGTATAGAGACATCTTAACAGGTAAACATATCGAAGAAGCGCACACTATAATATTTGAAGATGGGACTTGGAAATATTGTTGTGGACTCTCACCTTATACTGTAGTCATAAAGTCCTGCTACTGTAGATGTCTTTATGAATGGAGAAACAAAGTGCCTCCGAGTACAACTTCCCCTCTGTCCTACTACAGCCTGTTCTACACCACTACTTCTGAAAGtccagagggagaaaaaaagaagTAAGTGCAGGGAGTATGGGAAacgagagggatgggagggaggaaaagagggagagggagaccagTAAAAGAGTGAGGGAAAGGGGGGTGAAGAAGAAAACAAGCCTTTTGGATTTCTCCCTTCCCTTTCACTTTTTAGAACCCGCCTCCCTTCATTATCAGCAGCCTTATAAATGCAGCCTGTTGATGTTGTTTGGGAGTTCCACTGACACCACTCTACATTATCTCAGATAAGACCACCATACGTCCAGGCTACAGGCAAGATGAGAGAGTTCAAGAGCAAGACATTCTGGAGGGCTGTACTAGCCGAGCTTGTTGGGATGACCATGTTCATATTTCTCAGCATCTCAGCTGCTATTGGGAACTCAAACAACACCGCTCCTGACCAGGAGGTGAAGGTTTCTCTGACCTTTGGTCTGGCCATCGCCACGCTGGCCCAGAGTTTGGGCCACATCAGTGGAGCCCACCTGAACCCAGCTGTGACACTGGGCATGCTGGCCAGCTGCCAGATCAGCGTGTTCAAGGGGATGATGTACATAGTGGCTCAGATGCTGGGCTCTACTCTGGCCAGTGCTATTGTCTATGGAACCCGGCCAGAGGCAAATACTGCACTGGGGGTCAATGCTGTGAGTGGCTCATTTTGGCTAATTTGTTTCAGAATGCAAATTTGAATATATATGGTTAATGTGTGTCCTTTTCAATTAGAAATGTTGGCTTTCAATTCCATTTTATGGGAAGTGTTTGAACTTTGTGTGCAATTTCTTGATAAATGTATATTGCATCTCATAGCTGTTGGCAAACAGTAATGCATGTGAACCTGCATGCACTGCATTGATAAAATAGTTGATTGAACTTAGTTTAATTTAGTTTGACTCAATGATTTTTGAAGGGACTCAAATGGGATGTCATTCATGAGTGAGCTTGAATGCCCAGGCTGCAAACTATTGACTAACAGAATAATGTAATGTTTTTTTATGACCACACTAACTCATATTAAGCATAGGTGCTTCTGCTATTCTCTAGTGAATATAGGATGTACAGCTGGATGGTAGTTACTTTCCCATgccataaaaaacactcacatgCCTCCTATGGACACCAAGTTATATTGTCTTTTAAGCTGTTGATACAGAGGATCATCACATCTATTGCCATTAATGGAATTCAAAATTATGTAAATTGCACATTAGCAAAGTTTGTAAGAATATTATCAATTATCAACATCTTTCAATCGTTTACAATTTCAATGAATGACTAAACTAAGACTTGCACAGACTTTGACAAATTATAGTTAGACTATCAGCCTGCTGAAAGTTTACAtttcaaattagatttttttctcctcaccctcctcacccacTTCACAAGGGAAGCCTTTGCTTTGCCAGCTATTTAGAATAGCACATAGTAGATGAGAAAAACATCCATCACGCTGATGCACACTGAcaaattgtttttgtttgtttccccctctgcccccctccttccccctcgtaGCTAAATGGTGTCAGTGCCAGCCAAGGCGTTGGCATCGAGCTCCTGGCTACCTTCCAGCTGGTCCTGTGTGTCATAGCAGTAACTGATAAAAGGCGGCGTGATATCACCGGCTCTGCCCCCCTGGCCATCGGGCTCTCTGTCGCTCTGGGACACTTGGCAGCCGTAAGTTACTTATAGTAGTTTGTCAACAGGGTATCTCCTCTGACACATGCATCCAATTAACAAAACATGGATTTTGAATGTGTTATTGTGACAAATCACCACTGAATTAAAGCTTCATTTTACTCAGTGCCAAATGTCAACTGTTGAATTTACCCCTCAGACCCTAGGCCTAATCCTATAACCATAAACTATTTACATTGATTTTACAACAGATCGTCTCATCCCTCATATTGTCCTAAGATATTTATCTTGTTGTTGTGTACAGATCAGCTACACAGGCTGTGGTATCAACCCGGCCCGATCCTTTGGACCAGCTTTGATCATGAATGATTATACAAATCACTGGGTAAGTGGATATGGTGTGTTTGCAGATTTAGTGTGACATCAATTCCATGACTAGTAAATTCAATAAACTTCTAAAATTATTACCAAAGCTGAGCTACTTTCAATAAAGTTGTTACTGAGTGACAGCATCTCTATTGTTTTATTGTAAAAAAGCAAAGTTAATGTTAACCCTGTAATATTTGTCTTCAATCTGTTCTTCCATTGATTCGATGATTGACTTCTTTGCACCATGGCAGGTGTACTGGGTGGGGCCAATGAGTGGAGGTGTGGCAGCTGCTCTGGTCTATGACTTCCTCCTGTACCCCAAATCTGAGGACTTCCCTGAACGTATGAAGGTCCTTGTTAGTGGCCCGGTGGGAGACTATAATGTTAATGGAGAGGAGACTGCAGCTGTGGAAATGTCATCAACAAAGTAGTGTTGTAATAGCAACACCATATAGTGTATAGGACTTTAGATtgtctacctacagtatactcctGTAAAGCATTGACATTTCCTTTAGAGTGGCAGCAGTTGAATTGTTATTTCAAAATAATGATAAAGAATTTCAAATAAGAGGAGCATTTTTATTAGTATTAGGCCTGTTTCATTGAAAATCACACCACTGAACTGCCGATTTAGTAGCCAAATTGTCACTTGacta contains:
- the LOC109875094 gene encoding aquaporin FA-CHIP produces the protein MREFKSKTFWRAVLAELVGMTMFIFLSISAAIGNSNNTAPDQEVKVSLTFGLAIATLAQSLGHISGAHLNPAVTLGMLASCQISVFKGMMYIVAQMLGSTLASAIVYGTRPEANTALGVNALNGVSASQGVGIELLATFQLVLCVIAVTDKRRRDITGSAPLAIGLSVALGHLAAISYTGCGINPARSFGPALIMNDYTNHWVYWVGPMSGGVAAALVYDFLLYPKSEDFPERMKVLVSGPVGDYNVNGEETAAVEMSSTK